In the Aquimarina spinulae genome, ACCGAAAGGTATACAATAACATTAGAAAACATACTCCAAAAAAATGCATGCGTTACCGGATTGAGAATATCTATACCAAACAATGCATAAGGTCTTAAAAGTTCGATTTCAAAAGGACCGTACACGATAAAATTCATATTACCGAATATTGTATCCAGTACAAAAGGTAAAACAAGAGTGTACCCTGTGATCAATGCTCCTGTAATGATTCCCATTTTTGCAGCTATAGAAGACCCTCTATTCCAAAATAATCCTATAAAAAATGAAGGCCCCAGTTGCGCAATAACAACAAAAGATAACTGTCCGATCGAGAATAATGACAATTCTATATTAAAATTGATATAGAAAAAATATGCTCCTAATATCAAACACAAAATAGCTATCCTTCTAATATTCTTAATATAATTGGCATTACGCTCAGGACGACTTTTACTAAATTTATCTAGAAATCCATAGGGAATAATTAAGTTATTACTAAGCATCGTTGATAACGCCAATGTAGAAACAACTACCATAGAAATCACTGCCGAAAAACCACCTAAAAACACTAGAGTTGCTAAAAACACATCTTTATTTTGTAAAGGAAGTAGCAATGAGTAATAATCTGGGTTCGCTATATCTCCTAATCGTAATTTTCCGCCCCAGGCGATAAAAACAACAAATACATTAAACAACAGTAAGTATAGTGGAAACATCCAAATTGCATTTTTAAGATCTTTTTTGGTCGTATTCTCTATCACAGAGACGTGAAATTGTCTTGGTAAAAGAAAAATTGCTAAAAAAGACAGGGCGATCATAAAATACCAATTGATACCAGACTCCAGGCTATCGAAGGTAGTTAATGATTCGAAGTCTTCTGTAACCGATATTTGATTGTAAATATCTGTGGTTCCATCAAAAAGAAAATAGGTAACATACCCTCCTACTCCTAAAAAGAAAATAAGTTTGATTACGGATTCTACCGCTACCGAAAATACTATTCCTTGCCTGCGTCGTGTTGCATCGGTAGTTCTTGTGCCAAAAAATGCCGCAAAAACTGCTAACAAAACCGCTATATAAAATGTTGAATCCTCAAAAATTGTTCCTGAAGAATTAACGGGGTCATTAGAAATGATCTCAAAAGTCTCTGAAACTGCTTTAAGTTGTAATGAAATATAAGGTAATACACCCAAGACACATATTATAGTCACTAACGCTCCTAAAAATCTATCATTACCATACCTAAGGGATATAAAATCTGCAATACTTGAAACTTTATGTTGTTTTGAAATTTTGATTATTTTTTTCAATACTACAATCCAAACTGGAAAAGCTATTACAGGTCCCAAATAAGTAGTGAGAAAACTAACCCCAGAGGTCGCTGCAATCCCAACACTACCATAATAAGTCCATGCAGAGCAATATACCGCGAGTGATAATGTATAGACATAAGGATTATTAACCCAGGATCTTTTTGCTTTTTTTTCGGCCCAGAAAGCAATTCCAAACAAAAGCAGCAGGTATCCTACAATTATGAATATTAGTACATAGCTATTCATAAAACTTTTTCAAAATTACAAAAGAGATCAAAATTGAAATTGCCCAAATCAGAAATACAAAAAAGTACAGTATAGGGAACCCAAAAATACTTCCGAAATGATTAAACATAAATATCAACGGAACATTAAACAGAAAAAGCAATGCAATAGAGAGTACTACCAGTTTTTGTTGATGACGTTTTTTCATGAGAGTACTTCTATTGGTTACTTATAGTTTTTGAGTTTATACACTTCAATTCTTATCATTTTTTTAGTCAGATTATTTTTCTTTTAAACCTCACAGATCTTAACAGGCCTGTGAGGTTTAATGCCTGGTACATCTAATGTGTTGCTTCTCCAGCTCCACTAGGGATTCTTATATTTTCTACAATCTCTTGTACTTCTTTTGGTGGTGCCGAAGTAAATTTGGAAATCACTAATGATATCACAAAATTAATCACCATGGCAACGGCTCCAAATCCTTCTGGAGAAATCCCAAACCACCATTCGCTAGATGGAGGAAGTGTTTCGTCGAACCATCCTAATTTATATTTTATCATATATAGCAGCATACATAAGATACCTACTACCATTCCTGCAATAGCACCTTCTTTATTCATTCTTTTATAAAATATCCCTAACACAATAGCAGGAAAAAAAGAAGCTGCTGCAAGACCAAATGCCAGAGCAACAACAGCTGCAACAAAACCTGGTGGGTTGATTCCAAAATACCCTGCAACGCATACGGCAGCTACCGCAGAAAGACGTGCTGCGATTAATTCTCCTTTTTCTGAGATATCTGGTTTGATCATTTTTTTGATCAAATCATGAGATACAGAAGATGAAATCACCAATAACAATCCTGCTGCGGTAGACAATGCTGCTGCCAATCCTCCTGCAGCTACCAAAGCAATTACCCAATTAGGGAGATTTGCTATTTCGGGATTTGCCAATACCATAATATCACGATCTACAAAAAGTTCATTCTTGGTTGCAGCATTTACATTTGTAATTTTTCGTTCTCCATGTTCTCCTCTATTTTTTCCATCAAAAACCGGTTTGTTTTTATTCCCTTCAACTGCATGGCCATTGGCATATTGCACTTGCCCATCTCCGTTTTTATCTGTCCATCCTAACAAACCTGTGTCTTCCCAGTTTTTAAACCATAAAGGAAGTTCTTCGTATTGTTTATTTTGTACAGATTCAATAAGATTTGTTTTAGCAAAAACTGCTACGGCCGGGGCAGTTGTATACAATATAGCAATTAACAATAGTGCATATCCCGCTGATTTACGAGCATCTCTAACGCGCTTTACAGTAAAGAAACGAACAATTACATGCGGTAATCCTGCAGTACCAACCATTAATGCCAAAGTTATAGCGAATACATCTAATATTGATTTAGAACCATTTGTATATTCTGAAAATCCTAATTCTGTACTCAAACCGTCTAACTTATCCAGAAGATATGTTCCTGAACCATCTGCAATGGTATCACCAAACCCTAACTGAGGTATTGGATTTCCTGTCATCTGAATTGAAATAAATATAGCTGGTACCATAAATGCAAAGATGAGTACACAATATTGTGCAACCTGCGTATATGTAATTCCTTTCATCCCACCTAATACCGCATAAAAGAGAACGATGATCATCCCAATGATCACTCCTGTATTGATATCTACTTCCAAGAATCTGGAAAATACAATTCCAACTCCTCTCATTTGACCTGCTACATAGGTAAAAGATACGAGAAGTGCACAGAATACTGCTACCGATCTTGCGGTTTTTGAGTAATATCGATCCCCGATAAAATCAGGAACTGTAAATTTTCCGAATTTCCTTAGATAAGGAGCCAGTAATAATGCTAACAATACATATCCTCCTGTCCACCCCATTAGGTATACAGCACCATCATAGCCAGAAAAGGCTATAATACCAGCCATAGAAATAAATGAAGCAGCACTCATCCAGTCGGCAGCGGTAGCCATCCCATTGGCTAAAGGAGATACGCCACCCCCAGCTACATAAAATTCTTTCGTAGAACTCGCTCTTGACCAAATCGCAATTCCTATATATAAAGCGAAGGTTAACCCTACCAGAATATAAGTCCACATTTGAACACTCATAATATATTTTTTTAGTTGTTTATAATCTTAGAGATTGTGTAAATTGAAGTAGGATCATGCCCTAACTAAATTCATGTAATTTTCTATCTTCTTATTCTTTGTCATAACCATATTTCTTATCCAATTTATTCATTAACCGAACGTAGACAAAGATTAGAATCACAAATACATAGATAGAACCTTGTTGTGCAAACCAAAATCCCAAAGGAAAGCCTCCCATATGAAATTGGTTTAACGCATCTTTAAAAAGTATCCCTGCACCGTACGACACGACAAACCATATTGCGAGTAAAATGAATAAGTATTTTACATTTTCTTTCCAGTAGGCACTGGCTTTTTGTTGTTTTTCTGACATAGTTATTAAGTTTTAGAGATAGATCATTGCTTGTAAGGTAACAAAACTTTGCGCATCATTATCACCATATTTTGTGTTTAGATATTCTAAGGTTAACTTAGAGTTATGACCACTAAAATACGCATTAGCTCCAACACCAAATGTTGTTGCATTATCATCAATAGCATCTATAGATCTCAAATTAAAAGATGTATACGGTTGAAGTTTAATTTTTTTATTAGCATTAGGAATTACATATCCTACATGTCCATATACCATAGATCCCGTCTCATAGGTTTGTCCTAAGGTATAATTCTGTCCGTAATTATTATTTTGATATGTTGCATAAGCCGTAATCGCCGAACCATTACTTCCTAAAGGAGCATCGTAGAATGCATCTACTGCAAATATTGCTACATCTTCTCCTTCTAGAGTTCCGTTTGTATTTGCGATTACACTTCCGTCTGGATGATAAAAGAATCCTGCACCAACATTAAATACCTTTTTACCTCCCAGATATGATCCAACTTTATAAGGTAAGAAATTGGATTCCTGGTCTAAAAAATTATAATCAAAATATCCTGCAAAATTCTTTCCGGCATCCTTAGACCCTAGTAATCGTCTGCCTGCATATACAGCTGGCCCATTAACAACAGGATCGGTGCCTTCCTGAAGGTTGTTTGTTATCGATTCATTAACAGATACACGATATTGTAATTTGCCAAATTTTCCTTTGGCATAAATCCCAATGTGACGTGCAAATTGATCTGATAACCCAATGTGTGCCCAGGACTGTCGATTATTATCCAGAGTCATAATATTAAGTGTGCTTTGATTATTAAGACGAGAAATCCCGTTCCAATAATGTAGTCCACCACCGATTGCATGATTTGCTCCAAGGCTATATTGCCCCCACACTCCATGAAAGAAAAGTTGAGAACTATCTCCTTTACCCACCGGGTTTAAATTATCAGCATTTAAACTATTTAATCCAAAATGAGTAAGAATCAAAAAATCCTTATTGATTTGAGAATACATTAGAATACGTGCTCTACGAATACTAAAATCTGTATTACTATCATCATCAGGAACGTCATCTGTATATCTTGCCCAAAACTGTGCCCAGGAAATAATCCTAAAGTATTTTGAACCAGATTCATTAAGCTTTACTTTAAGTCCTCCTGTATAGTCCGGAGATCCCTGAGAAAAGACGGAGTGCGAAATCAAAAAGCTACTTAAAAAAAGTAGTAATATGAGTTTTTTCATAATTTAAGAATTTGATTTGTAGAAAATGATTAATACTACTTGCGTAGTGTTGTGCACTTGCTAAAATTCTAAAAATTATGTCAGGCAATAAAAATTAGTATAGTTATTTGCTAATTGATATAGTTATTCTTTAAAGCGTTCCCATTTTATAAGCATAAATTTATCTCCCAACTCTGTCACAACAACCCCTGCTCCTTGAATATTTTCTGGAGATTGAAAATAATTTGCTAATTCTAAGGAGTTTAAAATTTTATATGTGGGATGATATTGAGAGTTATATGGTCGCTTGATATTGTATTTTTTTACCCAGTTGATAACACTAACATGGGATATCCCCAAAATACGTTCGATTTCACGGTATGTTAATCCTTCGAGATAAAGCTGTAATGCTTTGTTAACATAATAATCATCTATTTTTTTGCCCAGTTTATTAACTGTAAAATAATAACTGCAATCTTTACATCGATATCGCTGTCTTTGGTTGATTACCCCACTTTTTATATACTCAGGTGAACCGCAATTTGGACAGGCTTTAATCTTCATATATATTATTTTTGCATAAATATATCATTTTAGCAATAAAAATATAACAAGTATTTAATATTAATTATAGATAAAATTAACTTTTATAAGATGTTTATTGAAAATATATCTTTAATTTCCCTTTAACAATGCATAATTAAAAAAACAAATATGGCAGATGAGTTTATCGATATACTTCATAAAACAGGAGAGTTTACTGGAGAAGTAAAACTAAAGTCTGAAGCACATCGATTAGGGTTATATCATGCTAGTGTTCATATTTGGTTCTTTACAGATCAAGGGAAAATCGTACTACAAAAACGAGCCTGTAATAAAGATACGTATCCTGATTTGTGGGATGTTTCTGTGGCTGGGCATATCGGTGCTGGAGAAACACCAGAGGATTCTGCTATTCGAGAAGTTAAAGAAGAAATTGGTTTATCTATTTCTAAAAATGATCTAATGTTTATCGGAATATATTTAGCAGAAAAAACACCCAGACCTGATCTTTATGACAACGAATTTCATCATATTTACCTTTCTCGCCTTGATGTTTCTACTAAAACGCTAACACTTCAGGAAGAAGAAGTTTCTGATCTTACTCTTATCGATCTTGATGAATTAAAAAACATCCTTAAAGACCCAATCAGAGCCTCTGCATATGTTCCTCACGATGCTGTATATTATGATTTTATTCTTAAGAAAATCACAAATCAATTCTAGTAATATGCCTATTACAACTAACTATTGTAACTTGATACTTTACTACCTATATTATAATAATTTTGTATTGAAATTAAAAAATCAATAGATAAAAACTATGAGTAATTCAAACACAAAAACAATAGAAGCTTTAAATATATTATTAGCTGATTATCATATGCATTATCAAAAACTCAGAAATTTTCATTGGAATATCACTGGGTCCCATTTTTTTGAACTTCACGTGAAGTTTGAAGAGTTTTATGAAGATGCTAAACTGAAAATCGATGAAATTGCTGAAAGAATTCTAACACTTAGGGGTAAACCTGTGAGCAATTTTAGCTCTTACCTAAATCTCTCTAATATTAAAGAAGCAGATACAACGCTTGTGGATCACGAAATGGTCGCTACCATTCTTGAAGATCATAGCGCACTTTTGAATCAATTAAAAATAGTAACTACTGCTGCCGAAGATGCCAAAGATGACGGAACCCTGGATATTACAGGTACGTATATCGGAGAAATTGAGAAAACAAGTTGGATGCTTAATGCCTGGAATCATAGAAGCTAAAATTGTAAAACTCTCCTATCTTATCCTTTTGATGACTGCAACCGTTAGTTGTCAAAAGGATAAGAATACAAATTTGATAAAGGTTAACACTTTACCAAATATTCTTCATGAAATATCTGGTATCACTATGTTATCGGATCATAATTTGTATGCCATAAATGATTCTGGTAATAGCAATGTATTGTTTTGTTTAAATCAAAAAGGAAAAATAGTACGTGAAATCAAAATCCCCGAAGTTAAAAACATCGATTGGGAAGATCTTGCATATGATCTAGAAAACAATATTTATATTGGTGATTTTGGCAATAACGGTAATGACCGAAAAAATTTAGTCATCTATAAAGTTTCAGGAATTCTATCAAACACTATTGTTACCTCTAGAATTGAATTTATTTTTGAAGATCAAAAGAAATTTCCACCTAAGAAAAAAAGATTAAATTTTGATGTTGAAGCTTTTGTACACTTAAACGGTAATCTCTACTTATTTACTAAAAACAGGGGAAAAAAATCAAAAAGAGTTACTAAACTATATCGGGTTTCTGCTACGCCAGGAAAACATATGGCCAAACTAATTGGAACCTATGAAACCTGCAAAAATTATTCTAATTGTCTTATCACCGGGGCCGCAATCAATCGATCTGAAGATAAAATAGCCCTTCTCACACATAATAAAGTATTCTTACTCAGTAATTTTAAGGGTGATAATCTGTTTGACGGAAGTATTCAAAAAATAGCATTAAAGCATAATTCTCAAAAAGAAGGAATTTGTTTTAAAAACGATTCTATTCTCTTTATAACTAACGAAAAAACAAATCATCATAAAGCTACTTTATTTAAGTATATACTTAAATAAAGGCAACATTTTGGCGTCGAGTAGATACAGGGGATTTAAGCGATAAAACTTTTCGTTTATACCCTTCTTTACACATTCCTACTTTTCGAGAATCCTAGAATCAAATATTCACGGTGGCACACCTTGCTTCTATTCTATGTAAATCAAGTTCGTCAAAACCGAACTTCAAAATCTCGGTTAATCCTTCTATAGATTCTCTTTCAATTACCTTAGGTTACCTCAATATTGATTGAGATTCCTAATACATCATATTGATGAGCTTAACCCTTTTTGATTCTGGCGAAGGATATGAAAATTGAGTAAAAAAGGCATTTTTATAGCGAATTAAAAAAAATTTAAATTTCACATATTACAGAGGAAGAAAAACGTATAGAGGTCAGTATTTAAATACTGACCTCTATTAAATTTATTATGTTCTGGTATTTCAGAAGTTAAAATAAGATTCTCTCAGATAATCAGAATCTTACAATCAAAACTTATTGTATTACAACAGTTTTTGATAATTTTTTTGATCCCAAAATTAACTGCACTTGATAAAACCCTGAAGGAAGCCCTGATAAATCAACTTTTGTTTTACTTGAAGTCATTTTTTCTTTTTTTACTATTACACCATTGGAGTTAATAAGAGTTATTTGAGCCCCTATTAGTTTAGATGAAATAACAAATTGTTCTGGAGTTGGATTTGGATAAATAAGCATATCGTCAATGGATTCAGTGATTAATCCAGATTTTGATCCTTTGATATTCACAGCATAATCCTCAACCTCTCCATAACTTCTTGTTCCACAAGGAGTTCTACTGCTACTATTATAAGAAACTCTAATACGCATACCTGTAGTTCCTATAGATGCACCTGATGGTACTGGAATTGAAATCGAAGCTTCTGAGGCGCTACTTTTTGATAATAAATATTGTTCACCTGCATCTTCAAAATCACCATCAATATTCCAATCAATCCATGCCGTTACTTCATTCTCATTACCATATGGTTGACCAATAACTACCGATAATGCATAACTATTATTCTTAGCAACATCTGTAGATATATTTGTATAATCATGATAAGAATCTCTGGCTGAACTATTATCTATTGTTCCAAATTTAACCTTTGCAATATGTTCAGGCCCATTTGTAGCTTCTGCTGCACAATAATTCGGTGGTGTTCCTCCATCATTATTAGGATCAGTCGTAACTGTTAATACATTACTTGCTCCTGATACATTACCTGCTGCATCTTTAGCTTTGATGGTAAAATCATAACTTGTATTTGGCGTTAATCCTGATATTGTTGCTGTGGTACCATTTACCGTAGTAGAAAGGTTACTCCCATTGTAAACATCATACGCTGTTACACCTACATTGTCTGTTGAGGCTGTCCAACTTAAACTTACACTAGTTTTAGTTTTTCCAGTAGAGACCAGATTGGATGGTGCTGTTGGTGCTTCAGAATCAGAACCAGAACCATTCTGAGCCAATAAGACTGCTTGATGCGCATCAACCAAACCATATCCCATCTGATTATTCCAAGTTCCATTTGGTCGTCCTCCTGTAGTAGCATATGTATATGTTCCTACTTTCTGAGCGGATTGCTCGATAATTGTATTTACCTCACTATATGTTAAGTTTGGATTAACGCTTAATATTAGTGCAGCTACTCCAGCTACTACTGGACATGCTGATGAAGTTCCATTAAAAGTTTGCGTATAATCTGTTGTAGAATACCCATTTCCCCCCTGCCTGTCTGTAGTAGGCATTTTAACACCTGGGGCCATAATATCTAATTGACTACCATAACAACTACCCCACTGAGTCTCTCCGTCACAAGAGTTTGGATTTTTACGCTCTGCGCAAGGACTCATTGCTCCTACTATTAATAAATCTGGATTACTATTTCCCGGGTATCGAATATTTGTATCATTCTCATTACCCGCAGCAAAAACAATGACACAACCTTTTCCTCCTCTACCATTAGTTAATGTATTTGTTATAGCATTATCTATAATACTCGATGGCGCATATCCTCCCCAAGAATTACTAATCACATCTGCTCCATTTTGCCATGCCCAATTAAAACCACTTGCTAATTGAGATGGAGTATCTGAAGATACAAGATTGATACTGATCGATATTAATTTTGAAGTAGGTGCAACACCCGAAATTCCTAAATTATTGTCTTTCACAGCTCCTATAATACCAGCACAAGCAGTTCCATGATTTCCTCTTACTGTAGCTGGGGTTGTTCCGTTATTAGCGTCAAACCCTGTTCCATAAACATTAGCCTGTAAATCTGGATGATTCATTTCTAACCCATGATCATACACAGCTGTTTTGATACTTGGATCTCCGGTAGTTATGCTCCAAGCTTCCTCCATTTTGATATCAATTCCTGCCGTTCCTCCATTCTGCCCTGTATTATTTAAAGACCATTGGTTATTGAAGTAAGTATCATTCGAAGTTTCTATATTGTGATACATAAAAGCTGGTTCTGTACTCTCAAACAAACCTGTTTCATAAAAAATGTTAGCAAACTGTATTGAATTTAATTTATTTTTGGATGTTACAGAAAGCGTAAACCAAAGCGGCATGTACTTATCATGACCTAATACTTCTAGATCCATCTCTTTTGCTTTTTTATAGAGAATATCAATGTCGTTTTTATCTTTAAGTTTTACGTAGAAATTATTTGACAACCCTAATTCTCCTCCACTCTTTGTTATATATGTTGGAGAAGCCATTAAAGTATTAGGTAATTTCTTATAAGATTCGATCTCTTTATAATAATCAGCTATAGTTATATTTTTGCTTGTAGACACTTCCACATAATAGCTTTTTACAGCTTTCTTAGAAATTGCTTTAGCATCTAATGAAACTACAG is a window encoding:
- a CDS encoding S8 family serine peptidase is translated as MQNIIYKIAPLMLLFFTVSVFGQKQSDTFYYYKGEKFFLDIDTRTISISFEGENSINSFKSLRSNSIKIKEIVEDNSRATVVSLDAKAISKKAVKSYYVEVSTSKNITIADYYKEIESYKKLPNTLMASPTYITKSGGELGLSNNFYVKLKDKNDIDILYKKAKEMDLEVLGHDKYMPLWFTLSVTSKNKLNSIQFANIFYETGLFESTEPAFMYHNIETSNDTYFNNQWSLNNTGQNGGTAGIDIKMEEAWSITTGDPSIKTAVYDHGLEMNHPDLQANVYGTGFDANNGTTPATVRGNHGTACAGIIGAVKDNNLGISGVAPTSKLISISINLVSSDTPSQLASGFNWAWQNGADVISNSWGGYAPSSIIDNAITNTLTNGRGGKGCVIVFAAGNENDTNIRYPGNSNPDLLIVGAMSPCAERKNPNSCDGETQWGSCYGSQLDIMAPGVKMPTTDRQGGNGYSTTDYTQTFNGTSSACPVVAGVAALILSVNPNLTYSEVNTIIEQSAQKVGTYTYATTGGRPNGTWNNQMGYGLVDAHQAVLLAQNGSGSDSEAPTAPSNLVSTGKTKTSVSLSWTASTDNVGVTAYDVYNGSNLSTTVNGTTATISGLTPNTSYDFTIKAKDAAGNVSGASNVLTVTTDPNNDGGTPPNYCAAEATNGPEHIAKVKFGTIDNSSARDSYHDYTNISTDVAKNNSYALSVVIGQPYGNENEVTAWIDWNIDGDFEDAGEQYLLSKSSASEASISIPVPSGASIGTTGMRIRVSYNSSSRTPCGTRSYGEVEDYAVNIKGSKSGLITESIDDMLIYPNPTPEQFVISSKLIGAQITLINSNGVIVKKEKMTSSKTKVDLSGLPSGFYQVQLILGSKKLSKTVVIQ
- a CDS encoding DUF4212 domain-containing protein encodes the protein MSEKQQKASAYWKENVKYLFILLAIWFVVSYGAGILFKDALNQFHMGGFPLGFWFAQQGSIYVFVILIFVYVRLMNKLDKKYGYDKE
- a CDS encoding Dps family protein encodes the protein MSNSNTKTIEALNILLADYHMHYQKLRNFHWNITGSHFFELHVKFEEFYEDAKLKIDEIAERILTLRGKPVSNFSSYLNLSNIKEADTTLVDHEMVATILEDHSALLNQLKIVTTAAEDAKDDGTLDITGTYIGEIEKTSWMLNAWNHRS
- a CDS encoding transposase-like zinc-binding domain-containing protein; the encoded protein is MKIKACPNCGSPEYIKSGVINQRQRYRCKDCSYYFTVNKLGKKIDDYYVNKALQLYLEGLTYREIERILGISHVSVINWVKKYNIKRPYNSQYHPTYKILNSLELANYFQSPENIQGAGVVVTELGDKFMLIKWERFKE
- a CDS encoding sodium:solute symporter family protein: MSVQMWTYILVGLTFALYIGIAIWSRASSTKEFYVAGGGVSPLANGMATAADWMSAASFISMAGIIAFSGYDGAVYLMGWTGGYVLLALLLAPYLRKFGKFTVPDFIGDRYYSKTARSVAVFCALLVSFTYVAGQMRGVGIVFSRFLEVDINTGVIIGMIIVLFYAVLGGMKGITYTQVAQYCVLIFAFMVPAIFISIQMTGNPIPQLGFGDTIADGSGTYLLDKLDGLSTELGFSEYTNGSKSILDVFAITLALMVGTAGLPHVIVRFFTVKRVRDARKSAGYALLLIAILYTTAPAVAVFAKTNLIESVQNKQYEELPLWFKNWEDTGLLGWTDKNGDGQVQYANGHAVEGNKNKPVFDGKNRGEHGERKITNVNAATKNELFVDRDIMVLANPEIANLPNWVIALVAAGGLAAALSTAAGLLLVISSSVSHDLIKKMIKPDISEKGELIAARLSAVAAVCVAGYFGINPPGFVAAVVALAFGLAAASFFPAIVLGIFYKRMNKEGAIAGMVVGILCMLLYMIKYKLGWFDETLPPSSEWWFGISPEGFGAVAMVINFVISLVISKFTSAPPKEVQEIVENIRIPSGAGEATH
- a CDS encoding NUDIX hydrolase; translation: MADEFIDILHKTGEFTGEVKLKSEAHRLGLYHASVHIWFFTDQGKIVLQKRACNKDTYPDLWDVSVAGHIGAGETPEDSAIREVKEEIGLSISKNDLMFIGIYLAEKTPRPDLYDNEFHHIYLSRLDVSTKTLTLQEEEVSDLTLIDLDELKNILKDPIRASAYVPHDAVYYDFILKKITNQF
- a CDS encoding sodium:solute symporter family protein; protein product: MNSYVLIFIIVGYLLLLFGIAFWAEKKAKRSWVNNPYVYTLSLAVYCSAWTYYGSVGIAATSGVSFLTTYLGPVIAFPVWIVVLKKIIKISKQHKVSSIADFISLRYGNDRFLGALVTIICVLGVLPYISLQLKAVSETFEIISNDPVNSSGTIFEDSTFYIAVLLAVFAAFFGTRTTDATRRRQGIVFSVAVESVIKLIFFLGVGGYVTYFLFDGTTDIYNQISVTEDFESLTTFDSLESGINWYFMIALSFLAIFLLPRQFHVSVIENTTKKDLKNAIWMFPLYLLLFNVFVVFIAWGGKLRLGDIANPDYYSLLLPLQNKDVFLATLVFLGGFSAVISMVVVSTLALSTMLSNNLIIPYGFLDKFSKSRPERNANYIKNIRRIAILCLILGAYFFYINFNIELSLFSIGQLSFVVIAQLGPSFFIGLFWNRGSSIAAKMGIITGALITGYTLVLPFVLDTIFGNMNFIVYGPFEIELLRPYALFGIDILNPVTHAFFWSMFSNVIVYLSVSLSFKGNYRERNYGEMFVDSNYNSLQENAFVWKGEAYVSDIRKVLNRFLGEKRTERALDLFYLKYDLPKNAEAADARLINFSEKLLTGSIGSASSRILISSVVKEQPVTLVEVLEILEENKKTISTNKFLKQKSDELTQLTDELKEV